TTGCTGGCGAAATGCCGGGGTGGGTCGAGAACGCTGTTAGTGCTGTCGAAGGCGTTTCCATGGTTGAAGTCACCATGACTTTCGATCCACCTTGGTCTGCTGATCGCATGTCGGAAGAAGCACAGGTCGCTGTCGGCTGGTACTAAGATCGATACTGAAAAAAGCCCCGCAATGCGGGGCTTGTTGTATATCAGATCAGTATCCTGTCGTATTTGCGTAATGCAGCGAATTCTTCCCGAAACACCCCTGCAAAATGCCAACGAGTCCGCCTAGAGCTGTTGCGGCTGAAACAAGCCCCTGACCGCCTCTGAACGGTATGGACAAGACTGTGCCGAGAAATTTGAATGCCCGGCCGATGATCTTGATCGGTAGTTTTTTCAGCGTCTTGCGAGGATTTTCGCGATAACGTGCACCGAATTCCGTAATATTGTGGTCTCGATTGCGGCGATAGTGATAGCTCAGCGTCAATCGGGACGAGGGCACTGTCTCATAGACAATGGCATCACAGGCCCAACCGGTTCTTGCGCCAAGCGATTTTGACTTTGCCCAGAGATTCCAATCTTCGCCGCCTGTCAGGCCAAAATGGGAATCGAACCGCAATCCTGTGTTGCGGAAAAACTCTAGTTTTCCCATCCAGCTGCCTGTGGCAACCTTGATCGAATCCCCATGGCCGGATTTACATTTGCGACGGCATTTCAATTCAGATTTGTAGCCGCTGCGCTCAATGCCAGACCAAACCAGCTTTTGCAGAAATGTGAGCTTCTCATCAAAAGGCTTAGGTCTTACAGGCGAGCCGATAATGTCGAGATCAAGAAGATCCCGCTCAGCGAGCAAAGTAATAAGCCAGTCCGGCTCGACAAACTCATCATCGTCTACATAGACTAGAAAATCGAAATTCTGTTCGATTGCATGATTAAGCGCACGATTACGTGCTGACGAAATGCCTAAGACGCCTTCGGTAATGTAATCGATCCGATCCCCGGGCATCTGAGCACGGAAACCTTCAATAGTTTCATCAAGCGTCGGAGAGGAATTATTCTCAACAATAAGAAAAGTAATAGATGCGTTGTCCGGCTTCTTTATCGAAGCGAGTGATGAAAAAAGATTGCACAGCATTTTTGGTCTGCTGCGAGTGACGACGGAAACACATATACGCCGCTGTTGCATGATGTACTAAGCCAAAAAGGTTTATTTGCGATGTTATGCATGCTTAATATGTATTTATTATGAATGCAATGGTTGCGATTAAGCAGCATTACAACTTAGAAAAAGAGAATATAATCCCTTATTCTTGTAGGTCTATCAAATTTCAAAGGAAATAAGGTAAAGCGCTTGGTGCTGTGCGCTAATGGTGCCCCCAGAGAGACTCGAACTCCCGACCCCCTGATTACAAATCAGGTGCTCTACCAACTGAGCTATAAGGGCACTGGCGTCGAATTAGCATATTTCCAGCGCGTGTAAAGCGAAAATTCACATTAAGTGGGTGATGGTAAGCAAGTTTTGCATATGATAGCCATCTAACTG
This sequence is a window from Ochrobactrum quorumnocens. Protein-coding genes within it:
- a CDS encoding glycosyltransferase family 2 protein; the protein is MLCNLFSSLASIKKPDNASITFLIVENNSSPTLDETIEGFRAQMPGDRIDYITEGVLGISSARNRALNHAIEQNFDFLVYVDDDEFVEPDWLITLLAERDLLDLDIIGSPVRPKPFDEKLTFLQKLVWSGIERSGYKSELKCRRKCKSGHGDSIKVATGSWMGKLEFFRNTGLRFDSHFGLTGGEDWNLWAKSKSLGARTGWACDAIVYETVPSSRLTLSYHYRRNRDHNITEFGARYRENPRKTLKKLPIKIIGRAFKFLGTVLSIPFRGGQGLVSAATALGGLVGILQGCFGKNSLHYANTTGY